Sequence from the Sphingomonas sp. KR3-1 genome:
GCGAGCATTTCTCGAGCGGTGGCGGCGAACGCCGGCACGGATTCGACACCGACCTGACGGTCAAGGCCGACATGCTGCGGGCTTAGAGAGGCGCTGGGTTCGAGGCAGCCGGAAGGGTTTCCCGGCAAGGGCCGGGGCCCATCTCTCTTCGCTTCATCCGATCGTGTTGCCACGCGGAGCCGCCCGCTTCCGTTCAGAGCGTCAGCCAGCGCGCGACGTCCTCCGCGCCGACCCGCGGGCGCGGCGTGGCCGGCTCGGCAATGCTGCCTACCAGTACGACGCCCGCGACCTTCTGCCCTTCCTCCAGCCCGAGCAGCGCGGTTGCCTGTGCATCATAGGCGTGCCAGCCGGTCAGCCAGTTGGCGCCATAGCCCATCGCGTGCGCGCCGTTGAGCAGGTTCATGCACATTGCGCCGGCCGAGAGCCATTGCTCCCATTCGGGCACCTTGTGGCCGGGGATCGCCGCGGAGACGACGACCACCACTAGCGGCGCGCAGGCGAGCTTGCGCGTGCTGACGCGCACCTTGGCTGCATCTTCCCGGGTATCCGCCAGCGCCAGCAGTCGCTCGACCCAGCGATCCTTGGTTTCTCCCGCGACCAGTATGAGGCGCCAGGGGCTCAACCGGCCATGATCGGGCACGCGCAGCGCAATCTCGACCAGCCGGTCGATCTCCGCGCGGCTTGGTCCCGGGCCGACCAGCGCGTCAGGCACGATCGAGCGGCGTGAGGCGAGGAGGTCCGCGGGCGAGAGCGCGTCCGAAGCCGGGTTGATCGCTGTCGAAGCCATGAATCGTCTCTCCCGTTTATGGACGGCTGGCCGCCGATCCCGTTTGACGCTCCTAATCGAATCCACTAACATTTAAAAGATAGCAGTTATAAGAAATGCCGCGGGAAGAGCCCGCGGGTGGGAGAGATGTCGATGACGGCAACGATACGCTTCAAGGACATTGCGCTTGGCCAGCCGGTCGAGCTGGACGCATGCGCCGAGGGGGGTGCCTCGCTCGCCGAACGAATGTGCGCGATGGTCCGGCAATGGTCGGGGGCTCCGGCGGCCAGCCTGGTGTCGATGCACATGCTGGAGGACGCCTCGCCGCCTGACCGGGTGTCAGGCCGCGTGATGGCGCGGCATCTCGATGGCAGCAACCGCGCCGATGTCGAAGTCCTCATGCGCGCACAGGAAGGCTGTGCGAGGGCGGTCGTCCGTGTGGCGCTCGGGTGAGGGCGCCGCGCCGGGGAACGGGCCCGGCTCCACGGATCGTGGCGTAAGCGCGGGCATGTCGAGTTCGCTTCCTCCGTCCGTCCCGCGCGAAGTGGCGACGCTGCGCACGCTGCGGATCGCCAAGCACTTCCCGTTCTTCCTCGCCGTTGCGGAAGAACAGAATCTTCACCGTGCCGCCGAGCGGCTCAACATCGCGCAGTCCGCGCTGTCGCGCCGCATCGCCGATCTTGAGCGTGAGCTCGGCAATATCGAATTGTTCGAGCGCCAGGCGCGCGGGGTGACGATCACCCCGGCGGGCGAGATGCTGGCGCACGACGTGCGGCGCATCCTGCTCGCGATCGAAGAGGCGCGGCGCAATGTCGGGCGGATCGCCCAGGGTGAGCTGGGGACGCTGCGCGTGTCCTTCTCCGAAGCGATGCTGCGACGCCCGGTGCTGCCGGCGGTGCTGCGCGAATTCCGCGCGGCGCATCCCGAGGTGGAACTGCGTGCCTTTCCGCTGACCTCGGATGCGCAGCGCAGCCGATTGCTGGCGGACGAGATCGACGTCGCGTTCGTCATAGAAGAGGCGACCGACCGTGAGCAGTTCGAGACGTTGCATGTCGGTCAGGACAAGTTCGTGCTGGTCCTGCCCGCCGATCACCCGCTGGCGGCGAAGCAGATCGTGTCACTGCACGAAATCGCCGGCGAACCGCTGCTCTGGCCGGCGCGGCACACCTCGCCGCGCCTGTTCGACCGGATGATCGCGGCGTTCGACGCGCGGGGAGTCTCGCCGAACATCGCGGTCGAGGTGTCGG
This genomic interval carries:
- a CDS encoding nitroreductase yields the protein MASTAINPASDALSPADLLASRRSIVPDALVGPGPSRAEIDRLVEIALRVPDHGRLSPWRLILVAGETKDRWVERLLALADTREDAAKVRVSTRKLACAPLVVVVVSAAIPGHKVPEWEQWLSAGAMCMNLLNGAHAMGYGANWLTGWHAYDAQATALLGLEEGQKVAGVVLVGSIAEPATPRPRVGAEDVARWLTL
- a CDS encoding LysR family transcriptional regulator translates to MSSSLPPSVPREVATLRTLRIAKHFPFFLAVAEEQNLHRAAERLNIAQSALSRRIADLERELGNIELFERQARGVTITPAGEMLAHDVRRILLAIEEARRNVGRIAQGELGTLRVSFSEAMLRRPVLPAVLREFRAAHPEVELRAFPLTSDAQRSRLLADEIDVAFVIEEATDREQFETLHVGQDKFVLVLPADHPLAAKQIVSLHEIAGEPLLWPARHTSPRLFDRMIAAFDARGVSPNIAVEVSAVDIGYELTASGIGLGIVTAARADRTPPGVVLRDLADLDLPLPLSMLWPKGSGSPLVRQFVELVRQRVAESEG